A genome region from Geobacter pickeringii includes the following:
- the atpE gene encoding ATP synthase F0 subunit C, whose amino-acid sequence MEFFTMCMLAAGFGMAIGAFGTGIGQGLAVKSAVEGVSRNPGASGKILTTMMIGLAMIESLAIYVLVVCLIILFANPYKDVAIKIAETVAK is encoded by the coding sequence ATGGAATTTTTCACAATGTGTATGCTGGCAGCAGGTTTCGGCATGGCGATCGGCGCCTTCGGTACCGGTATCGGCCAAGGTCTCGCCGTCAAGAGCGCTGTTGAAGGCGTTTCCCGTAACCCCGGCGCTTCAGGCAAGATCCTGACCACCATGATGATCGGTCTGGCCATGATCGAGTCTCTCGCCATCTACGTTCTGGTTGTCTGCCTCATCATCCTGTTCGCCAACCCCTACAAGGACGTTGCGATCAAGATTGCAGAGACCGTAGCGAAGTAA